One window of Papaver somniferum cultivar HN1 chromosome 9, ASM357369v1, whole genome shotgun sequence genomic DNA carries:
- the LOC113313291 gene encoding probable ubiquitin-conjugating enzyme E2 C, protein MEVRNNVGGNHNGIDTTTTNTTSPPSQHQHPLPSPNNSKQIKPSSKPVDTNSVTLRLQKELMSLMMNGGDLGVSAFPENENIFSWIGTIQGGKGTPYEDLSYKLSLRFPLDYPFKAPSVKFDTMCFHPNVDQYGNICLDILQDKWSSAYDCRTILISIQSLLGEPNNESPLNSYAASLWNNQEDYKKIVRKQFMDEIEFES, encoded by the exons ATGGAGGTTCGAAACAATGTAGGGGGGAATCATAATGGGAtagacaccaccaccaccaacaccacatCACCACCATCTCAGCATCAGCATCCTCTTCCTTCCCCTAATAATAGCAAGCAAATTAAGCCCTCTTCTAAACCAGTTGATACAAATTCTGTCACTCTCAG GTTACAGAAAGAATTAATGTCTCTCATG ATGAATGGAGGTGATCTTGGGGTATCGGCGTTTCCTGAAAATGAGAACATCTTTTCATGGATTGGTACTATCCAAGGTGGCAAAGGAACTCCGTATGAGGATTTGTCATACAAGCTTTCGCTACGGTTTCCTCTGGATTACCCTTTTAAGGCTCCGTCGGTTAAGTTTGATACAATGTGTTTTCATCCAAATGTTGACCAGTATGGAAACATTTGTCTTGACATCCTTCAG GACAAGTGGTCCTCAGCTTACGATTGCAGAACCATCCTTATATCCATTCAAAGTTTGCTGGGAG AGCCAAATAATGAGAGTCCTCTCAATAGTTATGCTGCATCACTATGGAACAACCAAGAAG ACTACAAGAAAATTGTTCGGAAGCAATTTATGGATGAAATCGAATTTGAAAGCTGA
- the LOC113313290 gene encoding probable E3 ubiquitin-protein ligase ZFP1 codes for MGHRHLFGTPQMFEMDNDQNPSPLHAEHSLIPLGWTGAADTGGSVFPIENLPAGGINFTSQRRSSNEYSSSSSSTESSHRNIGQRGNEYCSTNFTMEIRHHQVTTSGPTYDPTLHPSAGGSTWPAPHNYADQPSSSHHRHLNHGFGSSSVTPTIGDISGPCKRKRAEVSAVFENGSSSRHYNATNTPDVSLSLDLPSEKPQHWAWDPMSAASTYGGSNLSIGEEHSQRNVRGRIALDLEQDLPQPHLLSNPSRRLPSTGRPVGQNGTVDCTGVPVSSAAQGRLIPSDTSGFSHVTNQFSVGSSSASISQEISGYNHDQPSRRTPIVPPQTHNLPHIQGVRGRSNLAQRTFLAYETASTHPHRGYVPATENTMHSMSDNHSRHIRSAVGWRRPDRSERLGLPHPRLHSATGGVDAHARFVEGISMLERSVMYGSRSLLDQHRDMRLDVDNMSYEELLDLGERIGTVNTGLSEDVISKCLIETICCSFDQSQDEGSCAICLEDYKDKEVIGAVKNCGHDYHIGCIRKWLSMKNACPICKSPAVKDE; via the exons atggGGCATAGGCACTTGTTCGGCACTCCCCAAATGTTTGAGATGGACAATGATCAGAACCCAAGTCCTCTACATGCTGAGCATTCTTTAATTCCCTTGG GCTGGACTGGGGCTGCAGATACTGGTGGTTCAGTATTTCCTATAGAAAATTTACCTGCCGGAGGAATCAATTTTACCTCTCAGAGACGAAGTTCAAATGAGTACTCTTCATCAAGTAGCAGCACTGAATCCTCCCACAGAAATATTGGGCAAAGGGGAAATGAGTACTGTTCCACAAATTTCACAATGGAAATTCGACATCATCAAGTGACTACTTCAGGGCCAACCTATGATCCGACCCTGCATCCCTCAGCTGGTGGAAGCACGTGGCCTGCTCCACATAATTATGCTGACCAGCCTTCTTCTAGTCATCACAGACACTTAAACCATGGATTTGGTAGCAGTAGCGTTACTCCTACGATAGGTGACATTAGTGGGCCGTGCAAAAGGAAAAGGGCAGAAGTTTCCGCGGTCTTTGAAAACGGCAGCAGTAGCAGACACTATAACGCTACAAATACCCCTGATGTTTCTTTATCTCTTGATTTGCCATCAGAGAAACCTCAACATTGGGCTTGGGATCCCATGAGTGCTGCCTCCACGTATGGAGGAAGCAACCTTTCAATTGGCGAGGAGCATTCTCAGAGGAATGTTAGAGGCCGAATTGCACTTGACTTGGAACAAGACCTACCTCAGCCGCATTTGTTAAGCAACCCATCTCGTCGTCTTCCTTCAACAGGCAGACCTGTAGGCCAGAATGGCACAGTTGACTGCACTGGTGTCCCTGTTTCTTCCGCTGCTCAAGGGAGACTTATACCTTCGG ATACTAGTGGCTTCAGTCATGTAACAAACCAATTTTCTGTAGGAAGCAGTAGTGCTAGTATTTCTCAGGAGATTAGTGGGTACAACCATGACCAACCTTCCAGGAGAACTCCTATTGTTCCTCCGCAAACCCATAATCTCCCTCATATTCAAGGTGTAAGAGGACGCAGTAATCTTGCTCAGAGGACATTTCTTGCTTATGAGACCGCATCTACTCACCCGCATAGGGGATACGTCCCAGCTACTGAGAATACTATGCATTCAATGTCAGATAATCATTCCAGACATATAAGGTCTGCTGTGGGATGGCGTCGACCTGATAGGAGCGAACGATTGGGGCTACCTCATCCAAGATTGCACTCAGCTACTGGTGGGGTAGATGCCCATGCTCGTTTTGTTGAG GGGATTTCTATGTTAGAACGCTCAGTCATGTATGGCTCAAGAAGTTTGCTTGATCAGCATAGAGACATGAGGCTAGACGTAGATAACATGAGTTATGAG GAGCTACTTGATCTGGGTGAAAGGATTGGAACCGTCAACACAGGTTTGTCTGAAGATGTGATCTCAAAGTGTTTGATTGAAACTATATGCTGCTCTTTTGATCAAAGCCAGGATGAAGGATCCTGCGCAATATGCCTG GAAGATTACAAGGACAAGGAAGTGATTGGCGCAGTGAAGAACTGTGGCCACGATTATCACATAggttgtatcagaaaatggttgtCAATGAAGAATGCATGCCCTATTTGCAAGTCTCCTGCTGTGAAAGACGAATAA